From the genome of Streptomyces xanthophaeus:
ACGGCACTCCGGTGCCCTTCGAGGCCCCGGCCTTCGACGCGGGCGGCCTGCGGCTGCTGCGGCCCGGGCAGCGGGTGCGGATCGAGACGGACGGCGCGGGCGCGAGCCTGCGGATCACCCTGGTGACGCTGCAGACGTTCTGACACACGGCCGCCGCGGCCCCCGCGCGGGGCTCGCCGGCGCGCCGGACGCACCGCGGGCCGGCTCCCCCGCACGGGGAAAGCCGGCCCGGCCTGTGTGACGCGTGCCCCTACTTCTTGCGGGCGGTGGTCTTCTTCGCGGTGGCCTTGCGCGTCGCCGTCTTCTTGGCGGGCGCCTTCGTCGCTGCGGTGACCTTCTTGGCCGCCGGCGCGGTCTTCTTCGCCGCGGCGGTGGTCTTCTTCGCGGCGGCCGTGGTCTTCTTGGCCGCGGTGGTGGTCTTCTTCGCGGCCGCGGTGGCCTTCTTGGCCGTGGCGGTGCTCTTCACCGCCGCCTTCTTGGCGGTCGCCGTGGCCTTCTTGGCCACGACCTTCTTTGCGACCGTGGTCTTTGCCGCGGCCTTCTTGGCGGTGGTGGCCTTCTTCGCCACGGCCTTCTTGACCGTCGCGGAGGCACCACCCGTAAGGCTGCCCTTGGGCGCCTTCTTCACGGAGACCTCGCCGCCCTTGGGGAGCTTCTTGGTGCCGCTGACCAGGTCTTTGAAGCCCTGGCCGGCACGGAAGCGGGGCACAGAGGTCTTCTTGACCCGGACGCGCTCACCCGTCTGCGGGTTGCGGGCGTAACGGGCCGGACGGTCGACCTTCTCGAACGAGCCGAAGCCCGTGACCGAGACCCGGTCGCCCGCGACGGTAGCGCGGACGATCGCGTCCAGTACCGCGTCGACAGCGTCCGCGGCCTGCTGGCGGCCGCCCAGCTTGTCGGCAATCGCTTCTACGAGCTGCGCCTTGTTCACGTCTTCCCCTTCGGAGACTTCGCCAGAACGAATGTGTTCAAGCTTATTTCGCACGTTAGGCGGATATATACCGCAAATCAAACACGAAACGGGCTAATCACCCTAGTGCCGCAACGCTGTAGGCCGTTACGGAGTTCCTTCGCATCAGTCGCCTTCAGGGAATCG
Proteins encoded in this window:
- a CDS encoding HU family DNA-binding protein: MNKAQLVEAIADKLGGRQQAADAVDAVLDAIVRATVAGDRVSVTGFGSFEKVDRPARYARNPQTGERVRVKKTSVPRFRAGQGFKDLVSGTKKLPKGGEVSVKKAPKGSLTGGASATVKKAVAKKATTAKKAAAKTTVAKKVVAKKATATAKKAAVKSTATAKKATAAAKKTTTAAKKTTAAAKKTTAAAKKTAPAAKKVTAATKAPAKKTATRKATAKKTTARKK